The genomic segment TCGCCGCTTTGAAGATACAGTTCCTCGATGGTTGCCGTTTTTTCCCTGGGAACGGTCTGCTCCGATTCCTGTGCAGATACCGCGGACAGGGCAAAGAGGACCAGAAGAAGAACAGTAACTGTAGACTTGCTTTTCATTGTAACTCCCTGCTCTCAAAATCAATATAAAATATCGTTATGTAATACAAGATATACAATACAGTATATCACTGCCAGAGGGCAATCTTCCAGCCCTCTCCGTCGTTTGCAAGATAGTAGAGGATCACCGGAGTGTCGTTTACTATACTGTACGCCAACAGATGGTTCTCATCAATAAATTCTATTTTGTCGAGGGTTGCCTCTTCCCGGCTGCCGACTACAATATAGAGAAAATAGTCACGCAGACTGCGTAAACGAAGTTCGTAGCGATACTTCTTTCTCAGATCATCGGAAATCTCCCTGAGAACAGCGGGATCTGAGTAATGTTCCCGATATTCCCGGGTTAAATACTGGTTCCACTCTTCAAAGTTTTCGTTACGGATTATCGTATTCAACCGGTCGATTAAAACCTCAACGTCGTCAAAGGTTTTTTCATAGATTTCCTGGGTAACGACAAAGTCCTCAGGTTCCCCTTCCACAGGTTCTTCAGCGGGAGGTTCCGGTTCGGGAACTTCCTCGATGACGGCCGGTTCTACAGGTTCTGCGACTTCGGGTTCCACCGAGGCACAGCCTGCAAAGGTCAGTACAGCAAGCCCTGCGCAAAGGAAGATGAACACCCTGACAATGTTTACTTTCATCGCTGATAAGTTTACTCGTTTGGCGATGGTTTGTCAAAACGAAAAAGAGAGACCGGACCTCTTTTCACATTGACAATTTCTTTGCCCGCCGCGTATTATTGCATATGCAAAGAGCTGTTCTACCGGGTTCCTTCGATCCGCCGACAAATGGTCACCTCAATCTGATTACCCGTGCCGCCAGGATATTCGATGAACTGCATGTTGTCATCGCCTTCAACCGGGGCAAGAACTATCTGTTCGATGAAAACGAACGAAAGACGCTTATGATCGAACTGGTAAAGGACATGCCGAATGTCACGGTGAGTCTGTGGGACAGGCTCGTGGTGGATTATGCCAAGCGGGAGAAAATCTCTGTCATGATCCGAGGTGTGCGGGCCCTTGCGGACTTCAGTTACGAATTTGAGCTTGCCATGACAAACAAGGAGCTCTATCCTCCTCTGGAAATCATTTTTATGCCCACAGACCCCAAGTATTTTGTACTGAGGTCTTCTGCGATCAAGGAGATCGCCATGTTCGGTGGAGATATTGAAACAATGGTCCCTCCGAATGTGGCCACGGCGCTGCAAAAGCGTCTGTCAGGTGCTTGACAATGGTATTTATATGGGTTAAGTTCTTTTGACTAAAAGAGATTGCGAGGTTGTAAGACATGGCAGTACCAAAATATAAAACTTCGAAGGCACGTTCACGACGTCGCCGATCCATAAACAACCGTCTGGTTGCTCCTCAGCTCACTGAGTGCGGCACCTGCGGCAACAAAGTACTCCCACACCGCGTTTGTCCCAAATGCGGTTTCTACCGGGGCCGGCAGGTCCTGGATCTTAAAGACATGGCCTAAAGCACACGCTAAGGAGTAAGAAATGGATGATCTTTTTGAAAAACTCAAGAAGTTGATCGCCGAGAAACTGGAGATTGAAGAGGACCAGATCAAGCCGGAAGCATCATTCCGTCAGGACCTCGGAGCTGATAGTCTTGATACATATGAACTTGTATATGCTATCGAGGAAGAACTCGGAATCAGCATTCCCGACGAGAAGGCTAACGAGTTTGAAACTGTAGCCGATGCCCTTGAGTACATCAAATCACAGGTAAAATAACTGTAAAGAACAGTGGGGTCTTTACCTAAACTTCAGTCATTTAATACCCCGACTGTGGATGCGGAACGCAAAAAGGAGCTGCTCCTTTTTGAGCGTAACGCGAAAGTCAGGTTCAAGAGACTCGATCTCTTGAACCTTGCTTTTACCCACCGTTCCTACGCCAATGAAAATCCCGGCGTAGTAGATAATAACGAAAAGCTTGAATTCCTCGGCGACAGTGTTCTTGGTATCGTTGTAAGCGAGTATCTCTTCCGCTCCCTTCCCGACAAGAACGAGGGAGATCTTGCACGCATTAAATCCTTTGTTGTCAGCGAAAACAGCCTGGCCCAGATAGCCAGAGCCCTGAGGGTGGATAATTTTATCCTGATAGGCAAGGGCGAAGAGTACTCCGGAGGACGAAAGAAAAAAGCGATTCTTGCGGACTGTATGGAGGCCATTATCGGCGCCTGTTATCTGGATTCGGGAATAAAGAGCGCCCGTAACTTTGTACTGTCTTTTTTTGTAGAAGAGATAGACAAGGTTCTGGAGAATAAGCATCAGAAGGACTATAAAACCCTGCTGCAGGAATTCGCCCAGAAAAAGTATCACAGTTACCCCCGCTACCGACTCGTAAAAAAATCCGGACCGGACCACGATAGAACATTCTGGATAGATGTGGAGCTGAACAATCGTACCTTCGGCCCCGGAAAGGGCAAGAATAAGAAGCAGGCGGAGCAGGAGGCGGCTTCCATTGCCTACGCCCATCTGTGCGAAGGGAATCAGGAGTCTCTGGACCGAAGCTCCTCGTAGAGGTTTCCGGCAAGGGGCAGAAGCTTTTCTCGGCTGTTCATACCGGGGTCGTCCAGGACCGTCTCAAGCAGTTGATCAAGAATTACACCTAAAAGTGGTCCCGACGGCAGGCCAAGCTCCATTAAATCCCTTCCGTTTACCTTAAGGTCTTTCAGGCTGAGGGCATTCTCTTCAGCCAGGATGTCTTCAATACGACGCTGAAGGACGGACAGGTAATCCAGTGGCAGCGGACGCCGATCGAGGCCGTAGGCATCCGCACGGCGAAGCATAAAAAGCTTCTCAATATGATCCTTTCCGACCCTGGCAAGAAACCTGCGAACCGCAGCGTCGGTCCACTCGTCGGTATAATTGAACATGTGCTGCCGAATAAGATGCAGAACCTCCCGGATGGTCTGTTTTGGATACTTCAGGCGGTACATGAGGTTTCCCGTTATTTCTGCCCCCAGTATTTCATGCCGATGAAAGCTGAGTGTCCCGTCTTCCGCTTCCCGGACGCTGGCGGGTTTTCCAAGGTCATGGAAAAGGGCAGCAAGGCGAAGGACCAGATCGCTCTGTTCTGCACCTTCACAGGAATATACGCTGTGTTCGAAAACATCGAAGGAATGGGAACCTTTCTGAAAAACCCCGGTGCACCGGTGCAGTTCCGGAAGGATATGCGGAAGAATTCCCAGATCCCGCAGCAGAAAGAGTCCCTGTGCGCAGTATTCGCCGGTAATCAGCTTGTTGAACTCATCGCGGACCCGCTCTGAAGAAATACCGGTCAGGGACCCGCACAGCCCGGCAGCCGCCTGCCGTGTTTTGTCCTCGATTACAAATCCCAGCTGGGAAGAAAAACGGCAGGCCCTGAGAATACGCAGCGGGTCCTCGGCAAAGCGTTCCTCGGGCCTTCCTATGGCAACAATCCGGCCTGCACGTATTGCCTGTACCCCATCGTAAAGGTCGATCAGTCTGGCATCGGAAATATTCCAGGCCAGGGCGTTCATGCTGAAGTCCCGGCGGCTGAGGTCCTCTTCAATGGAGCTGGAGAACTCCACCCGGTCAGGATGCCTGGAATCGCTGTAAGTGGATTCGGTACGAAAGGTCGTTATTTCATACTGCTCCCCGCCAAGGAGAATCGTCACAGTCCCGTGGTCTATGCCGGTGGGAACGGTACGGTGAAAAATACGCTGAATTTCTGATGGGGTAGCGTCCGTGGCAAGATCGTAATCCGTGGGTTGAATACCCGCGATATCATTCCGTACCGCTCCGCCGACGATGTAGCACTGGTAACCGGCGGCCGAGAGAATTGTGTTGATGGTGCGTACGTTTTTTGGCACATGCATAGGCGTTCATGATTCAATCAGCAGGATACAAAGCTGTCAAGCGGGAACATAAAAAAAAGCCGCCCCCCTGAGGGGGACGGCTGAACAATGAAACGCTGGAGAGCCTGCTCTTACTGGAAGAGCTGAAGAACCGACTGGGTCTTCTGGTTCGCCTGGGCCAGCATTGCTGTTCCGCTCTGAACGAGGATCTGGTTGCGGGTAAAATCGACCATCTCTTCAGCCATGTCCGCGTCACGGATGCGGGACTCTGAAGCCTGCATGTTCTCCGCACCCACAGAGAGACCCTGGGAGGCGTATTCAAGCCTGTTCTGGTAGGCACCGAGATCGGCGCGCTGCTTGGATACCTTTTTCAGGGCTTCGTCGAGAACACCGATGGAGATGTTCGCCTGATCGGGCGTCTCCATGGAGATAAAGGTAGCCGTCTCGGGTACACCGTTGGCTCCCTGGACGCCGAGTCCCTGGGCGGTCATGGTACCGATGTATACGCGTTCCCGCTGATCCATGTTGGCACCGATATGGAACCACATTGAAGCGGTAACC from the Marispirochaeta aestuarii genome contains:
- the coaD gene encoding pantetheine-phosphate adenylyltransferase, which codes for MQRAVLPGSFDPPTNGHLNLITRAARIFDELHVVIAFNRGKNYLFDENERKTLMIELVKDMPNVTVSLWDRLVVDYAKREKISVMIRGVRALADFSYEFELAMTNKELYPPLEIIFMPTDPKYFVLRSSAIKEIAMFGGDIETMVPPNVATALQKRLSGA
- the rnc gene encoding ribonuclease III, translating into MDAERKKELLLFERNAKVRFKRLDLLNLAFTHRSYANENPGVVDNNEKLEFLGDSVLGIVVSEYLFRSLPDKNEGDLARIKSFVVSENSLAQIARALRVDNFILIGKGEEYSGGRKKKAILADCMEAIIGACYLDSGIKSARNFVLSFFVEEIDKVLENKHQKDYKTLLQEFAQKKYHSYPRYRLVKKSGPDHDRTFWIDVELNNRTFGPGKGKNKKQAEQEAASIAYAHLCEGNQESLDRSSS
- a CDS encoding CCA tRNA nucleotidyltransferase: MHVPKNVRTINTILSAAGYQCYIVGGAVRNDIAGIQPTDYDLATDATPSEIQRIFHRTVPTGIDHGTVTILLGGEQYEITTFRTESTYSDSRHPDRVEFSSSIEEDLSRRDFSMNALAWNISDARLIDLYDGVQAIRAGRIVAIGRPEERFAEDPLRILRACRFSSQLGFVIEDKTRQAAAGLCGSLTGISSERVRDEFNKLITGEYCAQGLFLLRDLGILPHILPELHRCTGVFQKGSHSFDVFEHSVYSCEGAEQSDLVLRLAALFHDLGKPASVREAEDGTLSFHRHEILGAEITGNLMYRLKYPKQTIREVLHLIRQHMFNYTDEWTDAAVRRFLARVGKDHIEKLFMLRRADAYGLDRRPLPLDYLSVLQRRIEDILAEENALSLKDLKVNGRDLMELGLPSGPLLGVILDQLLETVLDDPGMNSREKLLPLAGNLYEELRSRDS
- the rpmF gene encoding 50S ribosomal protein L32; the protein is MAVPKYKTSKARSRRRRSINNRLVAPQLTECGTCGNKVLPHRVCPKCGFYRGRQVLDLKDMA
- the acpP gene encoding acyl carrier protein, whose protein sequence is MDDLFEKLKKLIAEKLEIEEDQIKPEASFRQDLGADSLDTYELVYAIEEELGISIPDEKANEFETVADALEYIKSQVK